A genomic stretch from Haloarchaeobius amylolyticus includes:
- the acs gene encoding acetate--CoA ligase: MADDSDAPEVELEARLAEQDSFEPPAAFVEQANVSDPGIYDEFEENWPECWERAADLLDWEQEYTELLDDSDAPFYEWFGDGTLNASYNCIDRHIENGRKNQAAIRWEGEPGDTRTYTYQDLYREVNAFAAGLRELGVGEDDVVTLYMPMIPELPIAMLACARIGAPHSVVFAGFSADALATRMNAADSEYLVTCDGYYRRGDALNHKEKADRGLRGVDHDVETVVVDRLGDDLKHFLGTHHHDYDELVDAHEGEEVEPVERSAEDMLFLMYTSGTTGQPKGVKHTTGGYLAYAAWTSHAVLDVKPEDTYWCAADIGWITGHSYIVYGPLALGTTTMMYEGTPDYPDRDRLWELVEKYRVDQFYTAPTAIRAFMKWGAEYPDRHDLSSLRLLGTVGEPINPRAWKWYYKHIGDESCPVVDTWWQTETGGMMITTLPGVGEMKPGSAGPPLPGVSADVVDAGGDPVGAGEAGYLVVNKPWPGMLRTLYQNDDRFIDEYWREYSDPDADEWVYFPEDGAKIDEDGYITVLGRVDDVINVSGHRLGTMEIESAIVGVPGVAEAAVVGGHHDVKGEAVYAYVITEDGVEGDDDLRQKIVDGVDEAIGPIAKPERVVFTPELPKTRSGKIMRRLLEDIANDAELGDTSTLRNPEVVEDIAAKVREDEV, translated from the coding sequence ATGGCCGACGACAGCGATGCACCCGAGGTCGAACTGGAGGCACGGCTGGCCGAACAGGATTCGTTCGAACCACCGGCCGCGTTCGTCGAGCAGGCGAACGTCTCGGACCCGGGGATCTACGACGAGTTCGAGGAGAACTGGCCCGAGTGCTGGGAGCGGGCGGCCGACCTCCTCGACTGGGAGCAGGAGTACACCGAGCTACTCGACGACAGCGACGCGCCCTTCTACGAGTGGTTCGGCGACGGCACGCTCAACGCCTCGTACAACTGCATCGACCGCCACATCGAGAACGGGCGGAAGAACCAGGCCGCCATCCGGTGGGAGGGCGAGCCGGGCGACACCCGGACCTACACCTACCAGGACCTCTACCGCGAGGTGAACGCCTTCGCGGCCGGCCTGCGCGAGCTGGGCGTCGGCGAGGACGACGTCGTCACACTCTACATGCCGATGATTCCGGAGCTGCCCATCGCCATGCTGGCGTGTGCCCGCATCGGCGCGCCGCACTCGGTCGTCTTCGCGGGCTTCTCCGCGGACGCGCTCGCGACCCGCATGAACGCGGCCGACTCGGAGTACCTCGTCACCTGCGACGGCTACTACCGCCGCGGCGACGCGCTCAACCACAAGGAGAAGGCCGACCGCGGGCTGCGGGGTGTCGACCACGACGTCGAGACCGTCGTCGTGGATCGCCTCGGCGACGACCTGAAGCACTTCCTCGGCACGCACCACCACGACTACGACGAGCTGGTCGACGCCCACGAGGGCGAGGAGGTCGAGCCGGTCGAGCGCAGCGCCGAGGACATGCTCTTTCTCATGTACACCTCGGGCACCACCGGCCAGCCCAAGGGCGTCAAGCACACGACGGGTGGCTACCTCGCCTACGCGGCCTGGACCAGTCACGCCGTCCTGGACGTGAAACCGGAGGACACGTACTGGTGTGCCGCGGACATCGGCTGGATCACCGGCCACAGCTACATCGTCTACGGCCCACTCGCGCTCGGGACGACCACGATGATGTACGAGGGGACGCCGGACTACCCCGACCGCGACCGGCTCTGGGAGCTGGTCGAGAAGTACCGCGTCGACCAGTTCTACACCGCGCCGACGGCCATCCGGGCGTTCATGAAGTGGGGCGCGGAGTACCCCGACCGACACGACCTCTCCAGCCTGCGTCTCCTCGGGACCGTCGGCGAACCCATCAACCCGCGGGCGTGGAAGTGGTACTACAAGCACATCGGCGACGAGTCCTGCCCCGTCGTGGACACGTGGTGGCAGACCGAGACCGGCGGGATGATGATAACCACCCTCCCCGGCGTCGGGGAGATGAAACCCGGCTCGGCGGGCCCGCCACTCCCCGGCGTCTCGGCCGACGTGGTCGACGCGGGCGGTGACCCGGTCGGAGCCGGCGAAGCGGGCTATCTCGTGGTGAACAAACCGTGGCCGGGGATGCTCCGCACCCTCTACCAGAACGACGACCGCTTCATCGACGAGTACTGGCGAGAGTACTCCGACCCCGACGCGGACGAGTGGGTGTACTTCCCGGAGGACGGCGCGAAGATCGACGAGGACGGCTACATCACGGTGCTGGGCCGCGTCGACGACGTCATCAACGTCTCCGGCCACCGCCTCGGCACGATGGAGATCGAGTCCGCCATCGTCGGCGTCCCCGGCGTCGCCGAGGCCGCGGTCGTCGGTGGCCACCACGACGTGAAGGGTGAGGCGGTGTACGCCTACGTCATCACCGAGGACGGCGTCGAGGGTGACGACGACCTCCGCCAGAAGATCGTCGACGGCGTCGACGAGGCTATCGGCCCCATCGCCAAGCCCGAGCGCGTCGTCTTCACGCCCGAGCTGCCGAAGACCCGCTCGGGCAAGATAATGCGGCGCTTGCTCGAGGACATCGCGAACGACGCGGAACTGGGCGACACTTCGACGCTCCGGAACCCCGAGGTCGTCGAGGACATCGCCGCGAAGGTCCGCGAGGACGAGGTCTAG
- a CDS encoding DUF7520 family protein, translating to MSNLISGRLRGTRVVLTVYAVVVALSGVFGAAVGVLLPVDVGRDVDVASIAGFEFAVTPLNFAIYGMAMVGISLGLLLLLVTFVSRYDDEKISE from the coding sequence GTGAGCAATCTCATCTCCGGACGACTCCGCGGGACCCGGGTCGTCCTCACCGTCTACGCCGTCGTGGTCGCGCTCTCGGGCGTCTTCGGCGCCGCGGTGGGCGTCCTGCTGCCGGTCGACGTGGGGCGCGACGTGGACGTCGCGAGCATCGCCGGGTTCGAGTTCGCCGTCACGCCGCTGAACTTCGCCATCTACGGGATGGCGATGGTCGGCATCAGCCTCGGTCTCTTGCTGTTGCTCGTCACGTTCGTCTCGCGATACGACGACGAGAAGATCTCTGAGTAA
- a CDS encoding cbb3-type cytochrome c oxidase subunit I, with the protein MDLSGQILLTALMAAVLFGVFFFITRLEDWRTYTPLAGGGTGIVSRETGYGHEEKPGGLIRWFTTVDHKDIGILYGIYAIIAFAWGGLAVVLMRAELATAEVDVTSALAGAAGVGQGQLLYNSLLTSHGITMLFLFGTPILAAFSNYLIPLLIGADDMAFPRINAIAFWLLPPGAILIWGGFFLAPFMDSVAPSMISWTMYPPQSTAQTATGGAAQTIAQLNAGTDLMLLGLHLTGVSATMGAINFIATIFAERGEDVGWDKLDIFSWTILTQSALILFSFPLLGSALVMLLLDRNLATTFFTVDGGGTILYQHLFWFFGHPEVYILVLPPMGIISYVLPRFSGRKLFGFKFVVYSTLAIGVLSFGVWAHHMFASGIDPRIRASFMAVSLAIAIPSAVKTFNWITTMWNGKLRLTTPMLFCIGFISNFIIGGVTGVFLAAVPVDLLLHDTYYVVGHFHYVIMGAIAFAVFAGVYYWFPLVTGRMYQVTLAKAHFWLTMVGTNLTFFAMILMGYAGMPRRYAGYAGITVGPIDLITLMHQLATVGAAILTVATVIWLLNMVQSYLEGPRVGPDPWNLEEDGLPSHEWDWFADQQETALADGGEEQEVATDGGEVVDDDE; encoded by the coding sequence ATGGACCTTAGCGGACAGATACTGCTGACTGCCCTGATGGCGGCGGTCCTCTTCGGCGTGTTCTTCTTCATAACGCGCCTCGAGGACTGGCGCACGTACACACCGCTGGCCGGCGGTGGCACGGGCATCGTCAGTCGTGAGACAGGCTACGGCCACGAAGAGAAACCCGGCGGACTGATTCGGTGGTTCACGACCGTCGACCACAAAGACATCGGCATCCTCTACGGCATCTACGCGATCATCGCGTTCGCGTGGGGCGGCCTCGCCGTCGTCCTCATGCGGGCCGAACTCGCCACGGCGGAGGTCGACGTCACCTCCGCGCTCGCGGGCGCCGCTGGCGTCGGACAGGGCCAGCTCCTGTACAACTCGCTGCTCACGAGCCACGGCATCACGATGCTGTTCCTCTTCGGGACGCCCATCCTCGCGGCGTTCTCGAACTACCTCATCCCGCTGCTCATCGGCGCGGACGACATGGCGTTCCCGCGCATCAACGCCATCGCGTTCTGGCTGCTGCCGCCGGGCGCCATCCTCATCTGGGGTGGGTTCTTCCTCGCGCCGTTCATGGACAGCGTCGCACCCTCGATGATCAGCTGGACGATGTACCCACCGCAGTCGACCGCACAGACGGCGACCGGTGGTGCCGCACAGACCATCGCCCAGCTCAACGCCGGGACCGACCTCATGCTGCTCGGCCTGCACCTGACCGGTGTCTCGGCCACCATGGGTGCCATCAACTTCATCGCGACCATCTTCGCCGAGCGCGGCGAGGACGTCGGCTGGGACAAGCTTGACATCTTCTCGTGGACCATCCTGACCCAGTCCGCACTCATCCTGTTCTCGTTCCCGCTGCTCGGCAGCGCACTCGTGATGCTGCTGCTCGACCGGAACCTCGCGACGACGTTCTTCACGGTCGACGGCGGTGGCACCATCCTGTACCAGCACCTGTTCTGGTTCTTCGGCCACCCCGAGGTGTACATCCTCGTGCTGCCCCCGATGGGCATCATCAGCTACGTGCTGCCCCGCTTCTCGGGCCGGAAACTGTTCGGGTTCAAGTTCGTCGTCTACTCCACGCTGGCTATCGGCGTGCTGAGCTTCGGCGTCTGGGCGCACCACATGTTCGCGTCCGGTATCGACCCGCGCATCCGCGCCTCGTTCATGGCCGTCTCGCTGGCCATCGCGATACCGAGTGCGGTGAAGACGTTCAACTGGATCACCACGATGTGGAACGGCAAGCTCCGGCTCACGACGCCGATGCTGTTCTGCATCGGGTTCATCTCGAACTTCATCATCGGCGGTGTCACCGGCGTCTTCCTCGCCGCGGTCCCCGTCGACCTGCTGCTCCACGACACCTACTACGTCGTCGGGCACTTCCACTACGTCATCATGGGCGCCATCGCGTTCGCGGTCTTCGCGGGCGTCTACTACTGGTTCCCGCTCGTCACCGGCCGGATGTACCAAGTCACCCTGGCCAAGGCACACTTCTGGCTGACGATGGTCGGGACCAACCTGACGTTCTTCGCGATGATCCTGATGGGCTACGCCGGGATGCCGCGCCGGTACGCCGGCTACGCGGGCATCACGGTCGGCCCCATCGACCTCATCACGCTGATGCACCAGCTCGCGACCGTCGGGGCGGCGATCCTGACCGTCGCGACCGTCATCTGGCTGCTGAACATGGTCCAGTCCTACCTCGAGGGCCCGCGCGTCGGCCCCGACCCGTGGAACCTCGAAGAGGACGGGCTGCCGTCCCACGAGTGGGACTGGTTCGCGGACCAGCAGGAGACGGCCCTCGCCGACGGCGGTGAGGAACAGGAGGTCGCCACGGACGGCGGCGAGGTCGTCGACGACGACGAGTAA